A stretch of the Vitis riparia cultivar Riparia Gloire de Montpellier isolate 1030 chromosome 13, EGFV_Vit.rip_1.0, whole genome shotgun sequence genome encodes the following:
- the LOC117927832 gene encoding cytosolic sulfotransferase 8-like: MAGSLENAMVLSSTADEDEKQRESRSKREIISTLPTEKGWKIQGLMYQYQGFWYYSGGAVEGVMWMQQCFKARNEDVLLVSFPRCGTTWLKSLMFSIMNRTRYDFSAHPLLTSSPHELVPFLEFYAEQNIPFPDLDTLSSPQLFHTHIAFTSLPQPVIDSQCRIVYICRNPKDVFVSIFCFLSRWNIVVPLEEAFELFCKGISVYGPFWDHVLGYWNASLASPQRILFMKYEDVKRDSLCQVKRLAEFMGSPFSSEEEGQGLIHEIMELCSFENLRNLKVNKTGAISVGNVSTGKDTFFRKGEVGDWKNHLTAEMADRIDRIMEEKLRGSGLTFSDSCDS, translated from the coding sequence ATGGCTGGTTCTCTTGAGAATGCCATGGTGCTGTCATCAACAGCCGATGAAGATGAGAAACAGAGGGAAAGTAGAAGCAAAAGAGAGATCATTTCCACCCTCCCAACTGAAAAAGGCTGGAAAATTCAGGGTCTTATGTACCAGTACCAAGGCTTTTGGTACTATTCTGGGGGCGCTGTAGAAGGAGTCATGTGGATGCAACAATGCTTCAAGGCAAGGAATGAAGATGTTCTCTTGGTCTCCTTTCCAAGATGTGGAACAACATGGTTGAAATCTCTCATGTTTTCTATCATGAATCGAACCAGGTATGATTTCTCAGCGCACCCTTTGCTGACTTCTAGCCCTCATGAACTTGTTCCCTTCTTGGAATTCTACGCAGAGCAGAACATCCCCTTCCCAGACCTGGACACACTTTCCTCTCCTCAGCTCTTCCATACTCACATTGCCTTCACTTCATTACCCCAACCTGTTATAGACTCTCAGTGTCGAATTGTCTATATCTGTCGCAACCCCAAAGATgtgtttgtttctattttttgttttctctcgaGATGGAATATAGTGGTTCCCCTTGAAGAGGCATTTGAGTTGTTCTGCAAAGGAATTAGCGTCTATGGACCCTTCTGGGACCATGTTTTAGGGTATTGGAATGCTAGCTTAGCTTCACCCCAGAGAATATTGTTTATGAAATATGAAGACGTGAAGAGGGATTCCTTGTGCCAGGTCAAGAGGTTGGCAGAGTTCATGGGCTCTCCCTTCTCTTCCGAGGAAGAAGGACAAGGTTTGATACATGAAATTATGGAGCTGTGTAGTTTTGAGAATCTAAGAAATTTGAAGGTAAACAAGACCGGAGCAATATCTGTGGGCAATGTTAGCACTGGAAAGGATACTTTCTTCAGGAAAGGTGAGGTTGGTGATTGGAAGAATCATCTGACAGCTGAAATGGCCGATCGCATTGACAGGATCATGGAGGAAAAGTTGAGAGGTTCTGGTCTGACGTTCAGCGACTCCTGTGATAGCTGA
- the LOC117927913 gene encoding putative disease resistance protein RGA3 produces MAEQIPFTIAENLLMKLGSTAFQEIGLMYGIRKELSKLEDTLSTIKAVLLDAGEPQERNRAVSTWVRRLKEVVNDADQLLDDFAAEDLRRKTHTQGRFVGQVSDFFSSSNHIAFRVKTGHRMKDIRERLDEIAKDISMFKFVPRVVQVENRKKSETHSFVLASEIVGREKDKEKMIGLLMQEHLSMVAIVGIGGLGKTTLAQLVYNDHEKVGKHFDIKMWVCVSNGFEVKAVVKNIVKATTNTNVNNLELDQLQKLLRKSLEGKRYLLVLDDVSNEDPGKWDQLRLLLTIGAHGSKILVTTRSARVASVMGINSPYNLEPLGEESSWDLFRSLAFKGGEEKARPNLVKIGKEIVKSCNGVPQVIRHVARMLHCKTEESQWLYVKNSKNVMSMDA; encoded by the coding sequence ATGGCTGAACAAATTCCTTTCACCATTGCTGAGAACCTTTTGATGAAGCTGGGATCTACCGCTTTCCAAGAAATTGGATTGATGTATGGTATCAGAAAAGAGCTAAGCAAGCTTGAGGATACGCTGTCTACCATCAAAGCTGTGCTTCTTGATGCTGGGGAGCCGCAGGAGAGGAATCGTGCAGTATCAACTTGGGTACGGAGGCTTAAAGAAGTTGTCAACGATGCTGATCAGTTGTTGGATGACTTCGCAGCCGAAGACTTGCGGAGAAAGACCCATACGCAGGGGAGATTTGTAGGACAAGTGAGTGACTTCTTCTCCTCTTCTAATCATATTGCTTTTCGAGTCAAGACGGGTCATAGAATGAAGGATATTAGAGAGAGGCTAGATGAGATTGCAAAAGATATTTCCATGTTCAAGTTTGTTCCAAGAGTGGTGCAGGTAGAGAATAGGAAGAAATCAGAAACCCACTCTTTTGTCCTGGCATCTGAAATTGTGGGAAGAGAGAAAGACAAAGAGAAGATGATAGGATTGTTGATGCAAGAACATCTTTCAATGGTTGCAATTGTTGGTATTGGGGGCCTAGGCAAGACCACCCTTGCTCAATTGGTATACAATGATCATGAGAAGGTGGGGAAACATTTTGATATTAAGATGTGGGTGTGTGTTTCCAATGGTTTTGAGGTAAAAGCAGTGGTTAAGAACATTGTAAAAGCTACAACTAATACAAAtgtgaacaacttagagttggaTCAATTGCAGAAGCTCCTTCGTAAAAGTCTAGAAGGGAAGAGGTATTTGCTTGTGCTAGATGACGTATCGAACGAGGATCCAGGGAAATGGGATCAATTGAGGCTTTTGTTGACTATTGGTGCCCATGGGAGTAAAATCTTAGTGACGACCCGAAGCGCTAGAGTTGCTTCAGTCATGGGAATTAATTCTCCATACAATTTGGAACCTTTGGGAGAGGAGTCGTCTTGGGATTTGTTTCGAAGTCTTGCATTCAAAGGAGGGGAAGAGAAAGCGCGCCCCAATCTTgtgaaaataggaaaagaaattgTAAAGTCGTGTAACGGAGTTCCTCAAGTCATTAGGCACGTAGCTCGGATGCTGCACTGTAAAACCGAGGAGAGTCAATGGTTGTATgtgaaaaatagtaaaaatgtCATGTCTATGGATGCTTGA
- the LOC117928792 gene encoding pentatricopeptide repeat-containing protein At3g53170, with amino-acid sequence MEPHLLDPTSLRWSSSIPLTYTTCSLKVLKETKPTSNPPFLFVRAGKRSSGSSQNGLQRQPKKDLSRILRTEAAISGIERKANSRKYSTLWPKAVLEALDEAIRENRYESALKIFGLLRKQHWYEPRCQTYTKLLMMLGKCKQPEQASLLFEVMLSEGLRPTLDVYTALVSAYGHSGQLDKAFCTVEDMKSVSDCKPDVYTYSILIKCCTTLGRFDLIEHIFTEMSYLGIECSTVTYNTIIDGYGKADMFELMESSLTEMIESGTCLPDIFTLNSFIWAYGNGGQIEKMEKWYDEFQLMGIRPDIKTFNILIRSYGKACMYEKMVSVMEFMKKRFYSPTIVTFNIVIEMFGRVGNIEKMEEFFLKMKHQGVKPNSITYCSLVSAYSKAGYLKKVDSILRQIENSDVILDTPFFNCVLSAYGQAGDVERMGELFLVMKERKCKPDNITFATMIQAYNAQGMIEAAQNLEVNMITTKNKSGEPQYCFKTYQLDQQRLQIGGLLSNLKHLCCPCNADISEVQCCSEPLEIYTRALHLIRR; translated from the exons ATGGAGCCTCATCTCCTTGACCCCACTAGCCTGCGCTGGTCATCATCCATCCCCTTAACCTACACCACCTGCTCGTTAAAAGTTCTCAAAGAGACCAAGCCCACCTCAAATCCACCATTTTTATTTGTCAGAGCAGGGAAACGGAGTTCCGGAAGTTCCCAAAACGGGCTTCAGAGACAACCTAAGAAGGATCTTTCTCGGATTTTGAGGACAGAGGCGGCAATTAGTGGCATTGAGAGAAAAGCAAATTCAAGAAAGTACAGTACTTTGTGGCCCAAAGCGGTTTTGGAGGCTTTGGATGAGGCGATAAGAGAGAATAGATATGAGTCTGCTCTCAAG ATTTTTGGACTTCTTCGTAAACAACATTGGTATGAGCCAAGATGCCAAACATACACGAAGCTCTTGATGATGCTTGGCAAGTGCAAGCAACCTGAGCAGGCAAGCCTGCTGTTCGAGGTCATGCTATCTGAGGGGCTCCGACCCACTCTGGATGTTTACACTGCACTTGTAAGTGCTTATGGTCATAGTGGTCAACTCGACAAAGCATTTTGTACAGTTGAGGACATGAAGTCAGTCTCTGACTGTAAACCAGATGTATATACCTATTCTATTCTTATTAAATGTTGCACCACACTTGGCCGTTTTGACCTGATTGAACACATTTTCACTGAGATGTCATATCTTGGAATTGAATGTAGCACTGTgacatacaatacaataattGATGGATATGGTAAGGCTGACATGTTTGAACTGATGGAAAGCTCATTAACAGAAATGATTGAAAGTGGCACATGCCTTCCGGATATTTTcactttaaattcttttatttgggCTTATGGGAATGGTGGGCAGATTGAAAAGATGGAGAAGTGGTATGATGAATTTCAGCTCATGGGGATAAGGCCAGACATTAAGACATTTAATATCCTGATCAGATCATATGGGAAGGCATGCATGTATGAGAAAATGGTGTCTGTTATGGAGTTTATGAAGAAAAGGTTCTACTCCCCAACTATAGTTACTTTTAACATTGTTATTGAAATGTTTGGAAGGGTTGGAAATATTGAGAAGATGGAGGAGTTTTTCCTGAAAATGAAGCATCAAGGAGTAAAGCCTAACTCCATTACCTACTGCTCTCTTGTTAGCGCATACAGTAAAGCTGGGTATTTAAAGAAGGTTGATTCAATATTGAGGCAAATTGAAAATTCTGATGTAATTCTAGATACTCCATTTTTCAATTGTGTCCTCAGTGCTTATGGTCAGGCTGGTGATGTAGAAAGAATGGGTGAATTGTTCTTGGTTATGAAAGAGAGGAAATGTAAGCCTGATAATATCACTTTTGCCACTATGATTCAAGCCTATAATGCCCAAGGCATGATTGAAGCTGCACAAAATTTGGAGGTTAACATGATTACCACCAAGAACAAATCAG GTGAACCTCAATACTGCTTCAAAACATATCAGTTGGACCAACAAAGATTGCAGATCGGGGGTCTTCTCTCAAATCTGAAGCACCTCTGCTGTCCATGCAATGCTGACATTAGTGAAGTGCAGTGTTGTTCTGAACCTCTGGAGATCTATACAAGAGCCCTCCATTTGATTAGAAGATAG